In Dama dama isolate Ldn47 chromosome 20, ASM3311817v1, whole genome shotgun sequence, a single window of DNA contains:
- the SVBP gene encoding small vasohibin-binding protein, protein MDPPSRKEKPKVKEPVSRIEKAKQKSAQQELKQRQRAEIYALNRVMTELEQQQFDEFCKQMQPPGE, encoded by the exons ATGGATCCACCTTCACGTAAAGAAAAGCCCAAAGTTAAAGAGCCTGTCAGCAGAATCGAGAAGGCCAAGCAGAAATCAGCCCAGCAGGAGCTGAAGCAGAGACAGAGAGCAGAG ATCTATGCCCTCAACAGAGTCATGACAGAACTGGAGCAGCAGCAGTTTGATGAATTCTGTAAACAGATGCAGCCTCCTGGAGAGTGA